A section of the Xiphias gladius isolate SHS-SW01 ecotype Sanya breed wild chromosome 8, ASM1685928v1, whole genome shotgun sequence genome encodes:
- the nutf2 gene encoding nuclear transport factor 2 encodes MVDQPLWEQIGSSFVQHYYQMFDSDRSQLGSIYIDASCLTWEGQQFQGKRAIVEKLTSLPFTKIAHSITAQDHQPTPDCCILSMVVGQLKADDDPIMGFHQSFILKNINDAWVCTNDMFRLAIHNFG; translated from the exons ATGGTGGACCAGCCTCTCTGGGAGCAGATAGGATCCAGCTTCGTGCAGCACTACTACCAGATGTTTGACTCTGACAGATCACAACTTGGATCCATATAT ATTGATGCCTCATGCCTTACGTGGGAAGGACAACAGTTCCAGGGAAAAAGAGCAATTGTTGAGAAACTCACT AGTCTCCCCTTCACAAAAATAGCGCATAGTATAACAGCGCAGGACCACCAGCCAACTCCAGACTGCTGCATTTTGAGTATGGTTGTAGGACAGCTAAAA GCAGATGATGACCCTATCATGGGTTTTCATCAGAGTTTCATCCTCAAGAACATTAACGATGCATGGGTGTGCACCAATGACATGTTCAGGCTGGCCATTCACAACTTTGGCTAA